From a single Mesorhizobium shangrilense genomic region:
- the proC gene encoding pyrroline-5-carboxylate reductase yields the protein MTIKLVLAGCGNMGYAMLSGWLKSGKLAPSAVFVVEPNAELRQRAEALGCGTAADAGAIPADAVPALIVIAVKPQVIRDVTAAYKRFSDGRTTFVSIAAGTPVATFEAVLGDRAPIMRCMPNTPAAIGKGMMVVFSNKLVSDDTKRFVADLLSASGEVTTIDDEGLMDAVTAVSGSGPAYIFHFIEALTVAAEKAGLPAKTAKLLAMQTVYGAASLAAESHEEPGVLRQQVTSPNGTTAAALGVLMGEDRLTHLLTEAVEAARLRSIELGK from the coding sequence ATGACGATCAAGCTTGTTCTCGCCGGCTGCGGCAATATGGGTTACGCCATGCTTTCGGGCTGGCTGAAATCCGGCAAGCTGGCGCCATCAGCGGTTTTCGTGGTCGAGCCCAATGCCGAATTGCGCCAGCGAGCCGAGGCGCTCGGCTGCGGAACCGCGGCGGATGCAGGCGCGATCCCGGCCGATGCCGTGCCGGCGCTCATCGTCATCGCCGTGAAGCCGCAGGTGATCCGTGACGTGACGGCCGCCTACAAGCGCTTCAGCGATGGCCGCACCACGTTCGTAAGTATCGCGGCAGGTACCCCCGTCGCCACGTTCGAGGCGGTCCTTGGCGATCGCGCGCCGATCATGCGCTGCATGCCCAACACGCCGGCGGCCATCGGCAAGGGCATGATGGTGGTGTTTTCCAACAAGCTGGTCTCGGACGACACAAAGCGTTTCGTCGCCGACCTGCTGTCGGCAAGCGGAGAAGTGACCACCATTGACGACGAAGGCCTGATGGATGCGGTGACGGCGGTGTCCGGATCAGGCCCCGCCTACATCTTCCACTTCATCGAAGCGCTGACGGTTGCCGCCGAGAAAGCCGGCCTGCCTGCCAAGACCGCCAAGCTGCTGGCCATGCAGACAGTCTATGGCGCCGCCTCGCTCGCGGCCGAAAGCCATGAGGAGCCGGGCGTGCTGCGCCAGCAGGTCACCAGCCCCAACGGGACGACGGCGGCGGCGCTCGGCGTGCTGATGGGCGAGGACCGGCTGACACATTTGCTGACTGAGGCGGTTGAAGCGGCG